Sequence from the Priestia megaterium genome:
AGACATATGATTATGACTTGTATAGGTGTAGCCATTTAGGCCTTTTCTGATGGTTGACTATTTAAATTAAACTACCCTGTATCAACAACATACATTCTGCACACGATGTAAACTAATGAACATTATGTATATTAAGTCTCACAAAATATAATCAATCTGTCAATATCAAAAACTGATTAAGAACGAATCATTTGGTTGTTAGATATGGATGGCGCGAACGTAAGAGCAAAATCTTTGGTAATGAAAGAAAAAGAACTAAAAGATATAACTGGCGATGTAAGAAGTGCTGGTTTTTATATGCTGGAGATTGGACTATTGAGATAGCTTTTACATAGCAAACTACTCAAAAAGCAGAGACTGGGGCAAAAGTATTTTCGTTCAAGGAAGATCCGAACGCGTTTGATTCTTGATTAAGAATCAAACGCGTTCGGATTTTTTCATTGGTAGGGTAAACGTAGGTTTCATATATGCTGTTTCTTCTAGCTGTTGATTTCCGTGTAACAAGTGATCTCTACTAGCTCATTTATCCCATTTGTTCATCTTTAGATTGAATGGATATAGTTATGTCTCAATCTCTTCTTTTATATGCCTATAAATAAAGCTTACAGAAATATAAAATAGGAATGGATTTAGGTCCTATGAAATGTTTTAGCTTATCTTAAAGATAAGAAATTCTTCTTAATGAGCATTGGTTGGCTTCTTGCTGCAATTCGGGAGCATAATAACTCAATTTTTTAATGAAATAACAAGTCTCAGGGAAATGATGTATCAGAAACCTTAACGTTTCCTTATTTAAAAGCTTGTTCTCCTTATATTTTTCGGTCATAGCATAAACAAACCGGCTCATTTCAATAGTTGTTTTCCCTACTTCTAAGGCAAACTCTGTTTGTCTTGCAAAACCTGGCTGCTTAAATCGTAAATAACCTTTTAAATGATGGTTTTGCACAATGAATGTTTGAAACTTTCCGATATATGAATCCGCTTGTTTAGATATCATAATCTCAATCGGGTCAAGCAGGTTTTTAAACAAAACAGCATGTCCGAGCTGATCTTCCAGCCATAAATCCATTAATTCGACTAAGCTAAGAGGAACAGGCTCCTTTCCTTGTACTAAATAAGATAGAAATCTTAAATATTCCTGATTTTCACTTAACGTACCATTAAGATAAGTAGGAGATAAGTTTAGATTCACTGCGTTTTCAATTCGAAGAGCCTGAAGAGACCCTTCAAAATCAAAATACCCTTTGGCAATTGGCCAGGCCTTTCTTGAGAATTCTATTAATGCAGGATCGTTATGCATAACATCAGGGGATAAATAGTTCAGTTGTTTTAGCAAGTCATCAAACAAATGAATATATTGCTTAGCTGTTCGGACGTATTCGACTTCCTTCACCGATAAGTGATCTCGAACAAAATAAGTATGGTCCTGAATTATTTCTAACCAAAATAAATGTTCCTCCCATAATGAAATCATTACTAGCTCTCCCTTCGGTTTTCTTATTACTACATGTTTATTAGAAGCTCTAGAAGAAATGAACCAAAGTAATAAAAAACAGGATCTCTTATTTCATCACATAAACACTCACGAAAAAGGGAATATATATACATATCCATATTTTTAAAAAGGGAGAATATCATTTGAAGAAAAAAGATAAATTGCTAATCATTTTAATGACCATTTTACCTTGGCTTAGTATTCCGTTTATTGGTAAAAGAACGCTAAAAAGATTCCTTCCAGGAAGTCTTTTTATGAGTTTATATCTTATTGCCGAAGGCAGGTTTGCAGAGAAGAAAAAATGGTGGTGGTTTCCGTACTCAATCAAGCCCAATGTTCTAGCAGAATTACCGTTAATATTTGGCCCCTTTTTAGTTGGAGCTTTGTGGATATTAAAATATACTTACGGAAAGTTCAACTTATATCTTTTAGTAAATATACTTATTGATTCTTTTTTTACTTACTTCGGAC
This genomic interval carries:
- a CDS encoding DUF2935 domain-containing protein, whose translation is MISLWEEHLFWLEIIQDHTYFVRDHLSVKEVEYVRTAKQYIHLFDDLLKQLNYLSPDVMHNDPALIEFSRKAWPIAKGYFDFEGSLQALRIENAVNLNLSPTYLNGTLSENQEYLRFLSYLVQGKEPVPLSLVELMDLWLEDQLGHAVLFKNLLDPIEIMISKQADSYIGKFQTFIVQNHHLKGYLRFKQPGFARQTEFALEVGKTTIEMSRFVYAMTEKYKENKLLNKETLRFLIHHFPETCYFIKKLSYYAPELQQEANQCSLRRISYL